A single window of Parabacteroides sp. FAFU027 DNA harbors:
- the rpe gene encoding ribulose-phosphate 3-epimerase — protein sequence MTDVKKTMVAPSILSADFGNLQRDIEMLNASEADWVHLDIMDGVFVPNISFGFPVLEYVNKISTKPLDAHLMIVDPAKFIPEVRNIGAHMMTVHYEACTHLDRTIHQIKEAGMKAGVSLNPHTPEYLLEDIINDIDMVLIMSVNPGYGNQKFIPYSLDKIRRLKEMILRKNANTLIQVDGGVNLETGRQLVDAGTDILVAGSFVFNSADPMKTISELKDL from the coding sequence ATGACAGATGTAAAGAAAACGATGGTAGCTCCGTCGATTTTATCGGCAGATTTCGGGAATCTACAGCGGGATATTGAGATGTTAAACGCCAGTGAAGCCGATTGGGTACACCTTGATATCATGGATGGGGTATTTGTTCCGAATATTTCATTTGGATTTCCGGTGCTGGAATATGTGAATAAAATCAGTACGAAACCGTTGGACGCTCACCTGATGATTGTGGACCCGGCGAAGTTTATTCCGGAAGTACGTAATATCGGGGCTCACATGATGACGGTACATTACGAAGCCTGCACACATCTGGACAGAACAATCCATCAAATAAAGGAAGCGGGAATGAAGGCGGGAGTCAGCCTCAATCCTCACACGCCGGAATATTTGCTCGAAGATATTATCAATGATATAGACATGGTATTGATCATGTCGGTGAATCCGGGATACGGCAACCAGAAGTTTATCCCCTACTCGCTGGATAAAATCAGACGTCTGAAAGAGATGATTCTTCGTAAAAATGCCAATACGCTGATTCAGGTAGATGGAGGAGTGAATCTGGAGACTGGTCGTCAACTGGTCGATGCCGGAACGGATATCCTTGTAGCAGGAAGTTTCGTCTTTAATTCGGCAGACCCGATGAAGACGATTTCTGAATTAAAAGACCTCTAA
- the pnuC gene encoding nicotinamide riboside transporter PnuC, which produces MLDYIQNNWLEWFGVLTGLLYIFLEIRQRTSMWVIGFFSSFVFVIVFFKSKLYADMVLNIYYVTMSVYGFWLWKKNGNEAEPIDRKDEITYQNLGLWLGAILLLISTVLYLGIASVLHHYTDSPVPYSDAFPTALSLIATWLLAKKYLEQWLVWIVVNVFSIGLFTYRGLYPTAFLFLVYGILSVVGYLKWKADYKPIMTNVNE; this is translated from the coding sequence ATGTTAGATTACATCCAAAATAACTGGTTAGAGTGGTTCGGTGTCCTTACCGGACTACTCTATATTTTTCTGGAGATTCGTCAGCGTACATCTATGTGGGTGATTGGATTTTTTTCTTCATTCGTATTTGTGATAGTGTTTTTCAAATCAAAGCTCTACGCTGATATGGTGTTGAATATCTATTATGTCACGATGAGTGTCTATGGCTTTTGGTTGTGGAAGAAAAACGGGAATGAGGCTGAGCCCATTGACCGCAAAGACGAGATTACTTATCAGAACCTTGGTTTATGGCTTGGCGCTATTCTTTTATTGATATCGACTGTTTTATATCTTGGAATCGCCAGTGTGTTGCATCATTACACTGATTCGCCGGTTCCTTACAGTGACGCCTTCCCAACTGCGCTGAGCCTGATTGCCACGTGGTTGTTGGCCAAGAAATACCTGGAGCAATGGTTGGTCTGGATTGTGGTGAATGTTTTCTCTATCGGCCTTTTTACTTATCGCGGTTTATATCCTACAGCGTTTCTTTTCCTGGTGTATGGTATTCTATCGGTTGTGGGTTATCTCAAATGGAAGGCTGATTACAAGCCTATTATGACTAATGTAAATGAGTGA
- a CDS encoding thiamine diphosphokinase, whose product MSDFNTKYEAVIIADGLFPQSESVLELIRDAGVVVCCDGATRKALANGFTPDYIVGDLDSLEEKFKVQFADRLYRFPEQDTNDLTKAVRFTRSKGIKNLLIVGATGLREDHTLGNISLLAQYAELFDSVEMVSDYGTFIAINQTIELQSFPGQQVSIFALTPDCLISTKGLKYPVEKRSFSFWWEGTLNESLGDSFTIEVHGSGRLIIYKVTG is encoded by the coding sequence ATGAGTGATTTTAATACGAAATACGAAGCCGTTATCATCGCTGATGGGCTTTTTCCGCAAAGTGAATCTGTTTTGGAGCTGATACGTGACGCAGGAGTGGTAGTTTGCTGCGATGGTGCTACGCGAAAGGCATTAGCCAATGGCTTTACTCCGGATTATATCGTGGGAGATCTCGATAGTCTGGAAGAGAAATTCAAGGTGCAGTTTGCTGACCGCTTATACCGCTTTCCGGAGCAGGATACCAATGACCTGACCAAGGCTGTTCGATTTACCCGTTCCAAGGGAATAAAAAATCTGTTGATTGTTGGTGCTACCGGTTTGCGCGAGGATCATACGCTGGGCAATATCTCTTTGTTGGCACAATATGCAGAACTCTTTGATTCGGTTGAAATGGTGTCTGATTATGGCACATTTATCGCCATCAATCAAACGATTGAACTGCAATCTTTTCCCGGTCAACAGGTCTCTATTTTCGCCTTAACTCCCGATTGTCTTATTTCCACTAAAGGATTGAAATATCCGGTCGAAAAACGCTCTTTTTCTTTCTGGTGGGAGGGAACCCTGAATGAATCATTGGGAGATTCATTTACTATTGAGGTTCATGGTTCAGGTAGATTAATAATCTATAAGGTGACAGGCTGA
- the yedF gene encoding sulfurtransferase-like selenium metabolism protein YedF, whose protein sequence is MKTIDTRGHLCPAPLIMAKKGIQEAASGEAIEILTDNDTACQNLQNYLTELKLNPQVRTEGNVHIFSLTTPETIASAPSPESYCATPANDYVVAIKSDAMGIGDDDLGHLLMRAFINSLNAADKLPTAILLYNSGVKVALKDTDTALSLQELEDKGVAIIACGTCVEYFGVKESLAVGMISNMYTITKYLSEAGHVVYP, encoded by the coding sequence ATGAAGACTATCGATACCCGCGGACACCTTTGTCCCGCTCCGCTGATTATGGCAAAAAAAGGCATCCAGGAAGCCGCATCCGGCGAAGCCATCGAAATCCTGACCGACAACGATACCGCCTGCCAGAATCTGCAAAACTACCTGACCGAACTGAAGCTCAATCCGCAAGTGCGCACAGAAGGCAATGTCCATATTTTCTCTCTGACCACTCCTGAAACTATTGCCTCGGCTCCATCCCCCGAATCCTACTGCGCAACTCCGGCAAATGATTACGTGGTGGCCATCAAGTCCGATGCGATGGGAATTGGCGATGATGATCTTGGCCATCTGCTGATGCGAGCCTTTATCAATTCGCTGAATGCCGCGGATAAATTACCGACTGCTATTTTACTGTACAATAGCGGCGTGAAGGTTGCCCTGAAAGATACCGACACCGCCTTGTCGTTACAAGAACTGGAAGATAAAGGTGTGGCCATAATCGCCTGCGGTACCTGCGTGGAATACTTCGGAGTTAAAGAATCCCTTGCTGTGGGCATGATCAGCAACATGTACACCATCACGAAATATTTGTCCGAAGCGGGGCACGTGGTGTATCCGTAA
- the mnmH gene encoding tRNA 2-selenouridine(34) synthase MnmH: protein MKETLFPDEFLEQSREGVVIDVRTPAEYTAGHIPGALNIPLFTNEERAIVGTLYVQVGKDPAVEKGLELVGPKLADFVRQARELSQGKPLFLYCWRGGMRSGSMAWLFRTAGFKTFLLKGGYKAYRRSFIDLLAKQPWKIVVLGGPTGCGKTEILHRLQEKGQQVVDLEGLAHHKGSAFGALGEPEQPTTEHFMNLLHEQMRKMNPELPVWCEGESLSIGRVFIPAEFHAMMLAATFIKLDLPNEDRVQHILKDYGNFSAEELIGSFLKIEKRLGNKATKQAIEHVQNGELAEAVTIALHYYDKGYTASMQKHWPNITSCLSINSDTEASANKLIELIHSLK from the coding sequence ATGAAAGAGACTCTTTTTCCGGATGAATTTCTGGAGCAAAGCCGTGAAGGAGTGGTGATTGATGTCCGCACTCCGGCCGAATACACCGCCGGACATATCCCCGGCGCACTCAATATTCCGCTCTTCACCAACGAGGAACGTGCCATCGTGGGTACGCTCTATGTACAGGTGGGCAAAGACCCGGCTGTAGAAAAAGGGCTGGAACTGGTCGGCCCTAAACTGGCAGATTTTGTTCGACAAGCACGGGAATTATCGCAAGGCAAACCGCTCTTTCTCTACTGCTGGCGCGGAGGAATGCGTAGCGGAAGTATGGCCTGGCTCTTCCGCACAGCAGGCTTTAAAACCTTTCTGCTGAAAGGAGGCTACAAGGCGTACCGTCGTTCCTTCATTGATTTGCTGGCAAAACAGCCGTGGAAAATCGTTGTGTTGGGCGGACCTACCGGTTGCGGCAAGACTGAAATTCTCCATCGTTTGCAGGAAAAAGGGCAACAGGTGGTTGATCTGGAAGGACTAGCTCATCACAAAGGCTCTGCTTTCGGGGCGTTGGGCGAACCGGAGCAACCTACTACCGAACACTTTATGAACCTGCTACACGAACAGATGCGGAAGATGAATCCGGAACTCCCGGTATGGTGCGAAGGAGAAAGTCTGAGTATCGGACGGGTATTTATTCCGGCGGAATTTCATGCGATGATGCTTGCCGCCACGTTCATCAAACTTGATTTGCCAAATGAAGACCGGGTACAGCACATTCTCAAGGATTATGGCAACTTCTCCGCTGAAGAACTTATCGGTTCGTTCCTGAAGATTGAGAAACGGTTGGGCAACAAAGCCACCAAACAGGCCATCGAACATGTGCAAAACGGGGAACTGGCCGAAGCTGTCACCATTGCCCTGCATTATTACGACAAAGGCTATACCGCTTCTATGCAAAAGCATTGGCCTAATATCACCAGTTGCTTGTCTATCAATTCAGATACCGAAGCCAGCGCCAACAAACTCATTGAACTCATTCACTCATTAAAATAA
- a CDS encoding ComEC/Rec2 family competence protein, producing MKLPTIHQIPFLRMLLPMIVGILFYQLYPHSWPTYLFGAISLLFLLFPVIPLPTVQSFRFREIFGIGVSLAFLTLGFYLSERRAQAVSFDFPQGKTFGVAEIISQPEEKEHSITCYMKVSDRKDSSGNFQTTDKQLSAYFHKDPQTMKLRQGDKVRFCAEIKPLVNTNRPGGFDYAAYLNRKGICGTAYIDSAYWKKIPGERSFNLYYLANELRNNIIETFRTFHFRENEFALLTATTIGYTDELSPEQKGNFSAVGLSHLMAVSGMQTAMIFAMVMFLLGFIPKNTKWFKIKFVITLVILWVFTFVTGLSPSVVRASLMLSVFLLGGLFERPVSPFNSLAFSGFIILLLNPMTLFDIGFQLSYAAVISILIAQAFLSDSINQKKKVPRYIYNLLLMTLAAQLGTTPLSIFYFHQFPLLFLIVNLIVLPLSGMQVYLSVGCLVLAAWGWPYKWFGVILEQMLGGLDFITRYFAQFTFAQIRDLNPSFMQILCYYLIIILAVSFTYKKDFRKLLFGMVTILALQGISLFQYIQKSHRQEILVYNQMGETTLECTSSEKREIYGKNNQYVWFEGKRVIHLSEDIRHTQTRIPLKGDIIILSKGFKGNITDLQKLYRFKSLVLSANMSRYYADRIESDCTAQNIYCHNVGKQGAFIYPLSN from the coding sequence ATGAAATTGCCTACAATCCATCAGATACCATTTCTCAGGATGCTTCTGCCAATGATTGTGGGCATTCTTTTTTATCAGCTCTATCCTCATAGTTGGCCAACTTATCTTTTTGGAGCAATCTCTTTACTTTTTCTTCTTTTTCCGGTTATTCCTCTTCCTACCGTCCAATCTTTCCGATTCAGAGAAATATTTGGCATCGGCGTTTCTCTGGCTTTTCTAACTTTGGGATTTTACCTGTCAGAAAGAAGAGCTCAGGCTGTCTCCTTTGACTTCCCTCAGGGAAAAACATTTGGTGTTGCAGAAATCATATCACAACCCGAGGAAAAGGAACACAGTATTACCTGTTATATGAAAGTCTCGGACAGAAAAGATTCATCGGGCAATTTTCAGACTACCGACAAACAACTATCCGCCTATTTTCATAAAGACCCGCAAACCATGAAACTCCGACAAGGGGATAAAGTCCGGTTTTGTGCAGAGATAAAACCGCTGGTAAATACCAACCGACCGGGAGGATTTGATTATGCTGCGTACCTCAACCGTAAAGGCATTTGCGGAACGGCATATATTGATTCGGCTTATTGGAAGAAAATACCGGGTGAGCGCTCTTTCAATCTTTACTATTTGGCAAATGAATTGCGAAACAACATCATTGAAACATTCCGAACCTTTCATTTCAGAGAAAATGAATTTGCTCTATTGACGGCTACGACCATCGGCTATACCGATGAATTATCACCGGAACAAAAAGGTAACTTCAGTGCGGTCGGACTATCTCACCTGATGGCGGTAAGCGGAATGCAAACGGCAATGATTTTTGCCATGGTTATGTTTTTACTCGGCTTTATTCCAAAGAATACGAAATGGTTCAAGATTAAGTTTGTCATAACCCTGGTTATATTGTGGGTGTTTACGTTTGTAACAGGGTTATCGCCTTCTGTCGTCCGGGCGAGCCTTATGCTCTCTGTTTTTCTATTGGGGGGGTTGTTTGAACGCCCTGTTTCACCTTTCAATTCTCTGGCCTTTTCCGGATTTATTATTCTCCTTCTAAATCCAATGACATTGTTTGATATTGGATTCCAGCTAAGTTATGCTGCGGTTATTTCGATTCTGATAGCCCAGGCATTTTTGAGTGACAGTATAAATCAAAAGAAAAAAGTCCCCAGATATATTTACAATCTGCTATTGATGACTCTGGCGGCTCAACTGGGGACAACTCCTCTGAGCATCTTCTATTTTCATCAATTCCCGCTTCTTTTCCTGATTGTCAATCTTATAGTCTTACCACTTTCAGGCATGCAGGTGTATCTGTCGGTCGGATGTCTGGTGTTGGCGGCCTGGGGATGGCCATATAAATGGTTCGGAGTTATTTTGGAACAAATGCTTGGGGGACTGGACTTTATCACCCGTTATTTTGCTCAATTTACCTTTGCCCAAATCCGGGATTTGAATCCGTCATTCATGCAAATACTTTGTTATTATCTGATTATCATTCTGGCTGTATCATTTACCTATAAGAAGGATTTCAGGAAACTGCTCTTCGGAATGGTGACTATACTTGCCTTACAGGGAATTAGTTTGTTCCAGTACATTCAAAAGTCACATCGGCAAGAGATACTGGTTTACAATCAAATGGGCGAGACCACATTGGAGTGCACCTCCTCTGAAAAGCGGGAGATTTATGGAAAAAATAACCAATATGTTTGGTTTGAAGGAAAAAGAGTGATTCATCTGAGTGAAGACATCCGGCATACGCAAACAAGAATCCCTTTGAAAGGCGACATCATCATCCTGTCAAAGGGATTCAAAGGGAATATCACCGATTTACAGAAGCTCTACCGGTTTAAATCGCTGGTCTTGAGTGCAAATATGAGCCGATATTATGCCGATAGAATCGAATCGGACTGTACTGCTCAAAATATTTACTGTCACAATGTTGGTAAACAAGGTGCATTTATCTATCCTTTATCAAATTAG
- a CDS encoding DUF3343 domain-containing protein, which translates to MSQPCKIATFRTTRSVMKADKACKQAGLAARVIAVPPTISSECGMCLRIENTQLAEFIALMESVAIETKIYDYTFL; encoded by the coding sequence ATGTCACAACCCTGTAAAATAGCCACATTTCGCACCACCCGCTCGGTGATGAAAGCCGACAAAGCCTGCAAACAGGCTGGTCTTGCCGCGCGCGTGATTGCCGTGCCACCAACTATTTCTTCGGAATGCGGAATGTGCTTACGAATTGAAAATACTCAACTGGCCGAATTCATCGCACTGATGGAGTCGGTGGCCATTGAAACGAAAATATATGACTACACCTTCCTTTGA
- the ung gene encoding uracil-DNA glycosylase, which yields MSVKIEPSWNEHLKDEFEKPYFTNLTNFVRQEYASTTVYPPGSQIFNAFDNCPFDDVEVVILGQDPYHEPRQAHGLCFSVQDGVPFPPSLLNIFKEIHADLGKPMPTSGDLSRWARQGVLLLNATLTVRAHQAGSHQNKGWETFTDAVIHRLAEQRDGLVFILWGAYAQKKGAFINPQKHLVLKSPHPSPLSAHRGFFGNHHFSLANDYLRKQGKREIDW from the coding sequence ATGTCAGTAAAAATAGAGCCAAGCTGGAATGAACATCTCAAGGATGAATTTGAGAAACCATACTTCACTAACCTAACCAATTTTGTCCGTCAGGAATATGCTTCGACGACGGTTTATCCTCCCGGATCGCAGATTTTTAATGCCTTCGATAATTGCCCGTTTGATGATGTTGAGGTCGTGATTTTAGGACAAGACCCTTATCATGAACCCCGTCAGGCGCATGGCCTTTGCTTTTCGGTGCAGGATGGTGTGCCATTTCCCCCTTCGTTATTAAACATTTTCAAGGAGATTCATGCTGACTTGGGTAAGCCGATGCCTACAAGTGGTGATTTGAGTCGTTGGGCCCGTCAGGGAGTCCTGTTGCTCAATGCCACGTTGACCGTTCGTGCTCATCAGGCCGGTTCGCACCAAAATAAAGGATGGGAAACCTTTACCGATGCGGTGATTCACCGGTTAGCAGAGCAACGGGACGGTTTGGTTTTTATCCTGTGGGGAGCTTATGCTCAGAAAAAAGGTGCGTTTATCAATCCTCAGAAGCATCTGGTTTTAAAATCGCCGCACCCGTCTCCACTATCTGCTCACAGGGGATTTTTCGGTAATCACCATTTCAGTCTGGCGAATGACTATTTGAGAAAACAAGGAAAGAGAGAGATTGATTGGTGA
- a CDS encoding aminotransferase class V-fold PLP-dependent enzyme: MHNSYFDNAATSFPKPPQVAEAISRYLNEEGGTYGRAAYERVRNATMQVEDCRDALAHLLGVNDAENIAFTANATTGLNAILFGLELKLGARVWVSPLEHNAVMRPLRHLQETKGLEIKTLPAGNDGSIDIAALESLPANDCDLLVINHLSNVNGVIQPIREIAQIAHTKGWFIILDASQSLGEIPVNAGDWGVDFIAFTGHKGLLGPTGTGGFYAKNPSLLQPTIFGGTGSLSESYDMPDELPDRFQPGTPNVAGIIGLLAALENRPMPQHTHNDFFECLNAIEKLPGVRLYKANNPEQQGELFSLTHERLSTGDFAQLLYDRHGIETRSGLHCAPLAHRTLGTFPSGTVRFSLSPYHTPDDLAYLIKAIADVTTL, encoded by the coding sequence ATGCACAACTCCTATTTCGACAACGCCGCCACCTCCTTTCCTAAGCCACCGCAAGTGGCCGAAGCCATCTCCCGTTACCTCAACGAGGAAGGCGGAACGTACGGTCGTGCCGCTTACGAACGGGTGCGCAATGCCACCATGCAAGTGGAGGATTGTCGCGATGCGCTGGCTCATCTGTTGGGAGTGAATGATGCCGAAAACATCGCCTTCACTGCCAATGCGACCACCGGCCTCAACGCTATTTTATTCGGTCTGGAATTGAAACTAGGTGCCCGCGTATGGGTGTCACCGTTGGAGCACAATGCGGTGATGCGTCCACTCCGGCATTTGCAGGAGACCAAAGGCCTTGAGATAAAAACCTTACCTGCCGGAAATGACGGGAGCATTGATATTGCCGCACTGGAAAGTCTTCCGGCCAACGATTGCGATCTGCTGGTCATCAACCACCTCAGCAACGTCAACGGGGTGATTCAGCCGATTCGGGAAATAGCGCAGATTGCCCACACGAAAGGTTGGTTCATCATACTCGATGCTTCTCAATCTTTGGGAGAAATTCCGGTAAATGCAGGAGACTGGGGAGTTGATTTTATTGCCTTTACCGGGCATAAGGGATTACTCGGACCAACGGGGACGGGTGGTTTTTATGCAAAGAATCCGTCATTACTACAACCCACAATATTCGGCGGAACAGGCAGCTTATCAGAATCCTACGACATGCCGGATGAATTGCCCGACCGTTTCCAACCGGGGACACCGAACGTGGCAGGAATTATCGGTCTGCTGGCTGCATTGGAGAACCGGCCAATGCCTCAACATACACACAATGACTTCTTCGAATGCCTCAACGCGATTGAAAAATTGCCCGGCGTTCGCCTATATAAAGCCAATAACCCGGAGCAGCAGGGCGAACTCTTTTCCCTGACGCACGAACGCCTTTCGACGGGTGACTTTGCGCAACTGCTCTATGACCGTCACGGCATTGAGACACGCTCCGGCCTGCATTGCGCACCGTTGGCTCACCGCACATTGGGAACCTTTCCGTCGGGCACGGTACGCTTTTCGCTCTCGCCGTACCACACGCCGGACGACCTTGCATATTTAATTAAAGCCATCGCTGATGTCACAACCCTGTAA
- a CDS encoding TonB-dependent receptor: MRKLIFTLLLIGGGFCASAQRKNVQPKDSIARDIRLDEMVVTGTRASGKTPVAFTNVSKEEIKKLNFGQDLPYLLSLTPSMVITSDAGAGVGYTGLRIRGTDASRINVTTNGIPFNDPESHGTYWVDMPDFASTVEDVQVQRGVGTSTNGAGAFGASINMKTDNIPMKSFAEFNGTYGSFNTSKETFKLGTGLINGHWAFEGRFSNIHSDGYIDRATSNMQSYFGQGGYFSKNTVLKFITFGGTEHTYHAWNGVPKDSLATHRTYNPSGYMGTDASGNPLYYKNQTDNYTQNHYQLILSHMINPNLSLNAALFYIKGKGYYEEYKDSASEADSYKTLEYYGLKSFQYNGQNVTMRDRIQQKWLDNDFGGMIFSLMYKKDKLDVTFGGGANRYIGYSFGKNMWVKNYPDENFTFGNEFYRSKGDKYDANVYAKASYQLANGLNAYADLQYRHIDYSIKGTNDKYNGMELQPLDIHKQFNFFNPKAGLFYQINKNNQTYISVSVAHREPTRNNFTDAVNSIEPTSERLIDYEAGYTFANKTFTAEANLYFMDYKNQLILNGQINAVGEALTTNIPESYRAGIELMAGVKITDWLKWNGNATLSQNRIKNFTEYVDDWTNWPAQRQFNLGDTPIAFSPDVTAASVFSADYRKWSAGLMSNYVGKQYIDNTGNNDRSLKAFFVNNLRIGYVLNQKSVKEVGISLLVNNIFNVKYESNAWVYSYYENDVRKTMDGYFPQAGTNVLANVTLKF, encoded by the coding sequence ATGAGAAAATTGATTTTTACCTTACTCCTGATTGGTGGAGGATTTTGCGCATCAGCGCAGCGAAAAAATGTTCAACCTAAAGATTCCATTGCTCGCGATATCCGTCTGGATGAGATGGTAGTGACCGGTACCCGTGCTTCGGGAAAGACACCGGTTGCCTTTACCAATGTCTCGAAAGAAGAGATTAAGAAGCTCAATTTCGGTCAGGACCTACCTTACCTGCTTTCACTTACCCCTTCAATGGTTATAACTTCGGATGCCGGTGCCGGAGTGGGTTATACCGGATTACGTATCCGCGGAACAGATGCCTCCCGTATCAATGTGACTACAAACGGTATTCCTTTCAATGACCCCGAATCACACGGAACTTATTGGGTGGATATGCCCGATTTTGCTTCAACCGTTGAGGATGTTCAGGTACAGCGGGGTGTAGGTACTTCTACCAACGGTGCGGGAGCTTTCGGAGCCAGTATCAATATGAAGACGGACAATATTCCAATGAAATCGTTTGCCGAATTCAATGGAACTTACGGTTCGTTCAACACATCAAAGGAGACTTTCAAATTGGGAACCGGGCTGATTAACGGTCATTGGGCATTCGAAGGCCGTTTTTCCAATATTCATTCCGATGGTTATATTGACCGGGCCACGAGCAATATGCAATCTTACTTTGGTCAGGGTGGTTACTTCAGTAAAAATACGGTGCTGAAGTTTATCACCTTCGGGGGGACTGAACACACTTATCATGCCTGGAATGGCGTGCCAAAAGATTCTCTGGCTACTCACCGAACTTACAATCCTAGCGGTTATATGGGAACAGATGCGTCGGGTAACCCATTGTATTATAAGAATCAAACCGATAATTATACCCAAAATCATTACCAACTGATTCTATCACATATGATTAATCCAAATTTGAGCCTGAATGCTGCTTTGTTTTACATCAAAGGAAAAGGGTATTATGAAGAGTATAAAGATTCGGCTTCAGAAGCAGATTCGTATAAAACACTGGAATATTATGGACTGAAGTCGTTTCAATACAACGGACAAAACGTGACGATGCGTGACCGTATTCAACAAAAATGGCTGGATAATGATTTCGGAGGAATGATTTTTTCATTGATGTATAAGAAAGATAAACTCGATGTAACATTTGGTGGAGGGGCTAACCGATATATCGGATATAGTTTTGGTAAAAATATGTGGGTGAAGAATTACCCTGACGAAAACTTTACTTTCGGAAATGAATTTTACCGTAGCAAAGGTGATAAATATGATGCCAATGTATATGCCAAAGCCAGTTATCAGCTGGCAAATGGGTTGAATGCTTATGCTGACCTGCAATATAGACACATTGATTATTCAATTAAGGGTACAAATGATAAGTACAACGGCATGGAATTACAACCGTTGGATATTCACAAACAGTTTAATTTCTTTAATCCTAAAGCCGGCTTGTTTTACCAAATCAATAAGAATAACCAGACCTATATTTCTGTATCTGTGGCGCATCGCGAACCGACACGCAATAACTTTACCGATGCGGTCAACAGCATTGAACCCACCTCGGAACGATTGATTGATTATGAGGCTGGTTATACTTTTGCCAATAAAACATTTACTGCCGAGGCTAATCTCTATTTCATGGATTACAAAAATCAGCTAATTTTGAACGGCCAAATCAATGCGGTAGGAGAAGCCTTAACAACCAATATTCCTGAGAGTTATCGTGCCGGTATCGAATTGATGGCAGGAGTGAAGATTACCGACTGGCTGAAATGGAACGGAAATGCGACTTTGAGCCAAAACCGGATAAAGAATTTCACCGAATATGTGGATGACTGGACCAACTGGCCTGCTCAAAGGCAGTTTAATCTGGGGGATACTCCGATTGCTTTCTCTCCGGACGTAACCGCTGCAAGTGTCTTTAGTGCTGATTACCGAAAGTGGAGTGCGGGCCTGATGTCAAACTATGTAGGAAAACAATACATAGACAATACAGGAAATAATGACCGTTCACTGAAGGCTTTTTTCGTAAATAACTTGCGTATTGGCTATGTGCTTAATCAGAAATCTGTAAAAGAGGTAGGTATCAGCCTTTTAGTGAATAATATTTTCAATGTCAAATACGAAAGCAATGCCTGGGTATATTCATATTACGAAAATGATGTTCGCAAGACAATGGATGGTTACTTCCCTCAGGCTGGCACCAACGTTTTGGCAAATGTAACCCTGAAGTTTTAA
- a CDS encoding T9SS type A sorting domain-containing protein, with translation MRTSVILFVLLLAGFMQLFSQHVVVATLKVDYNSYVFEGGNLSEYNCKDCDNTTLPFVTDFHSPGDFGSITFLLKPTSDTIFYATIIWMGTGQIYYPKNFTTDFPYLSPGLSQRVIPMPVNVTWYDMDGKVTVDSSFIKKAIPAWHAIDTLLITRAFSNHPYQAAIYLYPPSVGVFNPDVAKWIVFLYLSGKGLVTNEEINEEKIGIFPNPTSEYLVVSGFAGRFVKYALVDVSGRVIQSGRLSGNTISMSGLSSGMYLLRLFDSKEFALEPIKVFKR, from the coding sequence ATGAGAACAAGTGTTATTCTTTTCGTTCTGTTGCTGGCTGGATTTATGCAACTTTTTAGCCAGCACGTCGTTGTGGCCACCTTAAAGGTTGACTATAACTCTTATGTGTTTGAAGGCGGAAACTTGTCGGAATACAACTGTAAAGATTGTGATAACACGACACTTCCGTTTGTTACAGACTTCCATTCTCCCGGCGATTTTGGTAGTATAACTTTCCTGTTAAAACCTACATCAGATACAATCTTTTACGCCACCATCATCTGGATGGGAACCGGTCAAATTTATTATCCGAAGAATTTTACAACTGATTTTCCATACCTTTCACCAGGTCTGTCACAACGTGTCATTCCGATGCCTGTCAATGTCACCTGGTATGATATGGATGGAAAAGTAACCGTTGATTCATCTTTTATCAAAAAAGCAATTCCTGCCTGGCATGCCATTGACACACTGTTGATTACCCGTGCATTTTCAAATCATCCTTATCAGGCGGCGATTTATTTGTATCCACCTTCTGTCGGTGTTTTTAACCCTGATGTAGCCAAATGGATTGTTTTCCTTTATTTGTCAGGAAAAGGACTTGTGACGAATGAAGAAATCAACGAAGAAAAAATTGGTATTTTCCCAAATCCGACATCTGAATATCTTGTTGTTTCAGGCTTTGCGGGAAGATTCGTGAAGTATGCATTAGTAGATGTTAGTGGAAGAGTGATCCAATCCGGTCGTTTGTCCGGAAATACGATTTCAATGTCAGGGTTGAGCAGCGGAATGTATCTGTTGAGGTTGTTTGATAGCAAAGAGTTTGCACTTGAACCTATAAAAGTCTTCAAGCGCTAA